ACGTGCCTACCAGTAATTTCGTCACCGGAATAATCGCCACCATCAGCACCAAAAAAGGCACCGAGCGGCCTACGTTGACAATGGCGCCAAGGGTTTTGTTGAGTTTGGTGTTTTCCAACAAACCGCCTTTTTTGCTGGTGTGCAGAATCACGCCAAGCGGAATGCCGATCGCAAAACCGACTACGCCAGCCACCGCCACCATGTACAAGGTTTGCCAAGTTGCGCCCAGCAGGAGATCGCCATTTAAACTCAGCCACTGTGCAATCGTATTAAAGGACATAACCCAGTACCTCCACTTTTACGTTATGTTCGCGCAAAAATTCCAGTGCGGCGTTGTCGTCTTCTTCATTGCCAAACAGCTCAGCGACCATCATGCCAAACTTGACGCCGCCTGCGTAATCGAGATCAGAGCTGAGAATGCTGATATCAATATTGAATTTACGCGAGATCTGAGACACCAGCGGCGCGTCCACCGTTGCTCCGGTAAATTCCAGCCTGACCAGTGGATAGCTGCCTTCTACACGCTTTGACTGCAAGCGCACTTGGTAATCTTCCGGAATGGAGAGATCCAAGGTAGAGCGAATAAACGCGTGTGCCAGCTCGGTTTTCGGATGGGCGAAGATCTCGCCAACCGTGCCTTTTTCAACCAGTTCGCCGTCGCCAATGATCGCCACTTCGTGGCAGATGCTTTTCACCACATCCATCTCATGAGTAATAAGCAGCATAGTGATTTTCAGCTTGCGGTTGATCTCTTTCAGTAGTTCCAAAATCGAGTGCGTGGTCGCCGGATCGAGTGCGCTGGTGGCTTCGTCGCACAGCAGCACTTTCGGATCGCTCGCCAAAGCACGGGCAATCGCTACGCGCTGCTTTTGCCCGCCGCTGAGATTGGCAGGGTAGCTTTCCTGTTTGTCCGATAAGCCAACCAGTTTGAGCAACTGCGTCACTTTCTCTTTGATCTGCTCTTTGCTCTTGCCTGCCAACTCCAGTGGCAGGGCAACGTTGTCAAACACGCTGCGTGAGGAGAGCAGATTAAAATGCTGGAAAATCATGCCAATGTTGCGGCGTGCTTCGCCCAGTTGCGCTTTGCTGAGGGTGGTGAGGTCAACGCCGTCCACCACAATGCGGCCGCTGCTTGGCGCTTCGAGCATGTTCACGCAGCGGATCAGCGTGCTTTTCCCTGCACCCGATGATCCGATAACACCAAAAATGGTGCCTTCTGCGATATGTAAGTTGATGTTTTTCAAAGCATGTATTTCCTTACTGCCTTGATAAAACACTTTATTTACCTGACTAATTTCAATCATTTTTATACCTGTGCAGGGACAACAGAATAATATTTTGAGCGCTGGCTCACTTTTCAGATGATGCTATGGCTTTCACGTTTTCAAGTCAATAGATATTTTTACGTCTAGACGTCCAAACGTTTAGCGGTTTACCAATCAAATCGTCATTAGATAGAGAAGAATAGTCTATGCAGAGCGATTGAGCTGGCTGTGTGGCAGTTGAAACTCGCAAACGTCGCCTTTTCGGTTATAATCGCGCTTTAAGTTACCCTGTTGACAGAGATATAGATTTTGGCCAAACCTGCTGTTTTTTTAGATCGTGATGGCGTGATTAACGTCGATCATGGGTATGTTCACGATGAGCATGATTTCGAATACATTGATGGTGTATTCGCAGCGACCAAAGCCCTGCAAGAGATGGGCTACTTACTGGTTTTGGTCACCAACCAGTCGGGGATAGCGCGTGGTAAGTTTAGTGAAGATCGCTTTCTCTCTCTGACTCAATGGATGGACTGGAATTTCGCTGACAATGGGGTTGAGTTCGACGGCATCTATTATTGCCCGCATCATGCCGAGCACGGTATTGGCGATTACAAGCAAGATTGTGACTGCCGCAAGCCTATGCCGGGCATGTTTATTTCAGCGCGTGATTTCTTGAAGATCGATATGGCCAACTCGATTATGGTGGGCGACAAAGCGGAAGATATGATGGCCGCTGACGCGGCTGGTGTCGGCACCAAGTTATTGGTGAAGACCGGAAAACCGCTCACAGAGCAAGGCGAAGCGCTGGCAACCGCGGTGCTGGAGAGCATCCGTGAGGTGCCCGAGTACGTGAAACAACATCTGAAAGGTCGCTAAGCGGCCTTTTTCTTCTCCAATGAGTGATCTTGACTCGATATGAATAAAAAGCTGACCATTTTAGACATCGCACGTTTGTCCGGCGTAGGGAAATCCACCGTGTCGCGAGTTCTGACCAATGACCCTAAAGTCAAACCAGAAACGCGTGCCAAAGTGGAGGAAGTGATTGCGGCGTCGGGCTATGTGCCGTCGAAATCTGCGCAGTCGATGCGCGGTGGCAGCCAGAAAGTGGTGGGCGTTATCATCTCGCGTCTCGATTCTCCCTCAGAAAATCGTGCGGTGAGCACCATGCTCAATATCTTCTACCAAGCCGGATACGATGTGGTGATCATGGAGAGCCAGTTTGACCGGGACAAGACCAATGAGCATTTGGATGTACTGCGGCGGCGCAATGTGGATGGGTTGATCTTGTTTGGCTTTACCGATTGTGACATGCAGCAAGTCGCCGAATGGCAACACCGCGTAGTGGTGATTGCGACCGAAGAGACCTCGGTCTCTTCAATTAACTACGACAACCAACGCGTGATTGAACTGGCGCTGGAGCATTTGCTGGCACAATCCCTGCGCCATATCGCGTATATTGGTGTCAATCCTGAAGACCGAACCACCGGTCTGGCACGTCTCAACGCCTATCGGAATTGGTGTCAGCAACATCAGCTGACGCCAGTTTATCAAACGGGCAAATTGAGCCATGAGAGCGCGTATCGTTTAGTGGATAAGGTCCTCACCGAGCAGACGCAGGCGATTGTCTGTGCCAGTGATACCTTGGCGCTGGGCGTGCTCAAACGTCTACAAGAACTCGGACGTGAAGAGGTCCGCGTGACAGGCGTCGGTGGCAATGAGCTGCTCTCTTTTCTCTTTCCCAAGATCTTCAGCGTTGATCCCGGCTACCACCTAGCGGGTGAAAAAGCCGCTAAGATGTTGATTTCCCAACTGAGTGGTCACGAAACCATCACCCATCTTACCCAAGCACCACTGATTCGCTAAGCGCTTCATTATAAAACGCTTTTCCAATTTACTGTGATCCTACTCAATTAATGGGACTGTTCCCATTTTGTTTATTTATGAAAACTGGCACTATTTAACCTGTAAATGGGAATGTTCCCATATTAAAACAACTATAATTGCATAAATCCATAAAATAGGGTGGACAGAGTTATGAGTAAGATAGCGCGCCAAGACGTTCAACGTCTGATCGAGCTGGTCGGGGGTAGCGACAACATTGCTAGCGTCAGCCATTGTCTGACACGTCTTCGCTTTGTGTTAAATGACACCGAGATTGCCGATGTAAAACAACTAGAAGCATTGCCTATAGTTAAAGGCTGCTTTACCAATGCGGGCCAATTCCAAGTCGTGATTGGTACTGAAGTGGATGCGGTATACAAAATTTTGCTTGAGCTCTCGGGCAAAAGTGAAGCCAGCAAAGAAGATGCTAAGTTAGCCGCTAGACAAAACATGAACTTTCTCGAGCGCGGGATCTCTCATTTGGCAGAGATTTTTGTCCCGCTGTTGCCTGCCATTATCACTGGCGGTTTGATCCTCGGTTTTAGAAACGTGATTGGCGACATCAAGATGTTTGATGGCCAAACGTTGACGGAAATCAGCCAATTCTGGGCGACAGTGCATTCCTTCTTGTGGTTGATTGGTGAAGCAATCTTCTTCTTCCTACCGGTCGGAGTATGTTGGTCGACGGTGAAAAAACTCGGTGGTACACCGATTCTTGGTATCACTTTGGGTGTCACGCTGGTGTCGCCGCAATTGATGAATGCTTATCTCATCGGTAAACAAGCGCCGGAAGTGTGGGATTTTGGCCTATTTGTGATTGAGAAAGTGGGTTACCAAGCTCAAGTGATTCCGGCCATGCTGGCGGGTGTGGTGTTGGCCCTTATTGAAACCAATCTCAAACGCATGGTCCCTTCTTACCTCTATTTGGTGGTGGTGCCGTTCGTCTCAATTATTCTGTCGGTTGTTTTGGCCCACTCAATTATCGGCCCATTTGGTCGTGAGTTAGGTAACTGGGTCGCTATTGCAGCGAAAGCAGCGATGACCGGTGATTTCGCTGTGCTGGGCTCAATGGTGTTTGGTTTCCTCTACGCGCCGCTGGTGATTACGGGTATCCATCACACCACCAACGCGGTTGACCTGCAACTGATGCAAGAGCTCGGTGGCACGCCGATTTGGCCGCTGATTGCGCTTTCGAATATCGCTCAAGCGTCTGCGGTGGTCGGTATCATTATCATCAGCAAAAAACATGGTGAGCGTGACATCTCAATTCCAGCCGCGATTTCGGCTTACCTCGGGGTTACGGAGCCGGCGATGTACGGCATCAACCTGAAATACAAGTTCCCGATGCTCAGTGCCATGATTGGTAGTGCTGTCGCGGCGGCCATCTGTGGTAGCGCAGGGGTGATGGCGAACGGCATTGGAGTCGGCGGTCTGCCGGGTATCCTTTCCATTCAGCCACAGTTCTGGGGAATTTATGCTCTGGCGATGTTGGTGGCTATCGCATTGCCAGCAGTGTTGACGCTTGCCTTCTATAAGC
The Vibrio navarrensis DNA segment above includes these coding regions:
- the metN gene encoding methionine ABC transporter ATP-binding protein MetN; the protein is MIEISQVNKVFYQGSKEIHALKNINLHIAEGTIFGVIGSSGAGKSTLIRCVNMLEAPSSGRIVVDGVDLTTLSKAQLGEARRNIGMIFQHFNLLSSRSVFDNVALPLELAGKSKEQIKEKVTQLLKLVGLSDKQESYPANLSGGQKQRVAIARALASDPKVLLCDEATSALDPATTHSILELLKEINRKLKITMLLITHEMDVVKSICHEVAIIGDGELVEKGTVGEIFAHPKTELAHAFIRSTLDLSIPEDYQVRLQSKRVEGSYPLVRLEFTGATVDAPLVSQISRKFNIDISILSSDLDYAGGVKFGMMVAELFGNEEDDNAALEFLREHNVKVEVLGYVL
- the gmhB gene encoding D-glycero-beta-D-manno-heptose 1,7-bisphosphate 7-phosphatase, which gives rise to MAKPAVFLDRDGVINVDHGYVHDEHDFEYIDGVFAATKALQEMGYLLVLVTNQSGIARGKFSEDRFLSLTQWMDWNFADNGVEFDGIYYCPHHAEHGIGDYKQDCDCRKPMPGMFISARDFLKIDMANSIMVGDKAEDMMAADAAGVGTKLLVKTGKPLTEQGEALATAVLESIREVPEYVKQHLKGR
- the treR gene encoding trehalose operon repressor TreR, yielding MNKKLTILDIARLSGVGKSTVSRVLTNDPKVKPETRAKVEEVIAASGYVPSKSAQSMRGGSQKVVGVIISRLDSPSENRAVSTMLNIFYQAGYDVVIMESQFDRDKTNEHLDVLRRRNVDGLILFGFTDCDMQQVAEWQHRVVVIATEETSVSSINYDNQRVIELALEHLLAQSLRHIAYIGVNPEDRTTGLARLNAYRNWCQQHQLTPVYQTGKLSHESAYRLVDKVLTEQTQAIVCASDTLALGVLKRLQELGREEVRVTGVGGNELLSFLFPKIFSVDPGYHLAGEKAAKMLISQLSGHETITHLTQAPLIR
- the treB gene encoding PTS trehalose transporter subunit IIBC; protein product: MSKIARQDVQRLIELVGGSDNIASVSHCLTRLRFVLNDTEIADVKQLEALPIVKGCFTNAGQFQVVIGTEVDAVYKILLELSGKSEASKEDAKLAARQNMNFLERGISHLAEIFVPLLPAIITGGLILGFRNVIGDIKMFDGQTLTEISQFWATVHSFLWLIGEAIFFFLPVGVCWSTVKKLGGTPILGITLGVTLVSPQLMNAYLIGKQAPEVWDFGLFVIEKVGYQAQVIPAMLAGVVLALIETNLKRMVPSYLYLVVVPFVSIILSVVLAHSIIGPFGRELGNWVAIAAKAAMTGDFAVLGSMVFGFLYAPLVITGIHHTTNAVDLQLMQELGGTPIWPLIALSNIAQASAVVGIIIISKKHGERDISIPAAISAYLGVTEPAMYGINLKYKFPMLSAMIGSAVAAAICGSAGVMANGIGVGGLPGILSIQPQFWGIYALAMLVAIALPAVLTLAFYKRAQAKGELDLVSA